Part of the Dermatophilus congolensis genome is shown below.
CGTTGGTGCGGTCGCGTAGGAGGGTGTGGAGTTCGGTGGGGGTGATGGTGTGTTCGGAGATGAGTGGTTGTGGGGGTTGGGTGCAGGTGGTGGGGTAGGTGGTGAGTGTGGTTGTGGGGGTGCGGTTGGGGTCGGGGTGGATGGTCAGTTCTTTCCAAGTTCCGGTGAGGGCGTTGTGGATCATGAGGCGGCCGATGAGTGGGGTGCCGATTCCGGTGATGAGTCGGATGACTTCCATGGCCATGGCTGATCCGATGGAGGCGCAGAGTGCTCCGAGTACTCCGGCTTGGGCGCAGGAGGGGATGCTGTTGGGGTCGGGGGGGTCGGGGAAGAGGTCGCGGTAGACGGGGCCTTTGCCGGGCCAGAAGGTGGATAGTTGGCCGTCGAATCGCAGAATGGCGCCCCATACGCAGGGGGTGTTGAGGATTTCGGTGGCGTCTGCGATGAGGTAGCGGGTGGCGAAGTTGTCGGTTCCGTCGACGATGATGTCCCAGCCGGTGAGGATGTCGAGGGCGTTTTCGGGGGTGAGTCGTTGGTTGTAGGTGGTGATGTTGATGGTGGGGTTGATGTTGGTGATGGCGGTGCGGGCGGAGTCGACTTTGGTGGTGCCGATGTTGTTG
Proteins encoded:
- the moeB gene encoding molybdopterin-synthase adenylyltransferase MoeB; this encodes MNTYPPLVDPAPELTTHQAQRYARHAILPELGTLGQRRLLNAKVLVIGAGGLGSPILLYLAAAGIGHLGIIDDDTVDLSNLQRQIIHTTNNIGTTKVDSARTAITNINPTINITTYNQRLTPENALDILTGWDIIVDGTDNFATRYLIADATEILNTPCVWGAILRFDGQLSTFWPGKGPVYRDLFPDPPDPNSIPSCAQAGVLGALCASIGSAMAMEVIRLITGIGTPLIGRLMIHNALTGTWKELTIHPDPNRTPTTTLTTYPTTCTQPPQPLISEHTITPTELHTLLRDRTNGTIEFTLIDVREPTEHELVTIDGATLIPKNDIITNSTTVPTHQPAILFCKSGTRSSEALTTLLNTGRDDVWHLQGGILAWIEHIEPHKPRY